Proteins encoded in a region of the Pelmatolapia mariae isolate MD_Pm_ZW linkage group LG16_19, Pm_UMD_F_2, whole genome shotgun sequence genome:
- the LOC134646360 gene encoding procathepsin L-like: MKLLLVVSAVLAVSSCASISLEDLEFHAWKLKFEKSYDSESGEAHRKQVWLNNRKFVLMHNILADQGLKSYRLGMTHFADMDHEEYKQLVSQGCLHTFNVSLPQRGSTFLGLPEGTDLPDTVDWRDKGYVTEVKDQKQCGSCWAFSTTGVLEGQHFRKTGKLVSLSEQQLMDCSHSFGNNGCNGGSVKRALQYIQANGGIDTETSYPYKAKGQRCRYKPDGIGAKCTGYVHVKPSNEETLKKAVATIGPISVGIDASRNSFQFYQSGVYDDPDCSKTVLDHGVLAVGYGTENGHDYWLIKNSWGLRWGDKGYIKMSRNKSNQCGIASQASYPLV; the protein is encoded by the exons CTGAAATTTG AAAAGTCATATGACTCTGAGTCAGGTGAGGCTCACCGGAAGCAGGTTTGGCTCAACAACCGCAAATTTGTGCTAATGCACAACATCTTGGCAGACCAGGGTTTGAAATCCTACCGCCTTGGGATGACACACTTTGCTGATATG GACCATGAAGAGTACAAACAGCTGGTTTCCCAGGGTTGCCTTCACACCTTCAATGTTTCTCTGCCTCAGCGTGGCTCTACCTTCCTTGGCCTGCCTGAAGGTACTGATCTGCCCGACACTGTTGACTGGAGGGATAAGGGATATGTCACTGAAGTCAAGGATCAGAAGCAGTGTGGCTCCTGCTGGGCCTTCAGTACA ACTGGTGTTCTGGAGGGTCAGCACTTCAGGAAAACAGGAAAGCTGGTGTCtctgagtgagcagcagttaaTGGACTGCTCTCACAGTTTTGGCAACAATGGCTGCAATGGAGGATCAGTGAAGCGGGCCCTTCAGTACATCCAAGCCAATGGAGGAATTGACACTGAGACATCCTACCCTTATAAGGCTAAG GGTCAACGATGCCGTTACAAGCCTGATGGTATTGGTGCCAAATGCACTGGCTATGTTCATGTCAAACCCAGTAATGAAGAAACCCTGAAGAAAGCTGTGGCCACTATCGGACCGATATCTGTTGGCATTGATGCTTCTCGTAATTCATTCCAATTCTACCAATCAG GAGTGTATGATGACCCTGACTGCAGCAAGACAGTATTGGACCATGGTGTGCTGGCTGTGGGTTATGGTACAGAAAATGGACATGACTACTGGCTGATCAAGAACAG ctgGGGTCTCAGATGGGGAGACAAGGGATACATTAAGATGAGCAGGAACAAATCCAACCAGTGTGGGATTGCTTCTCAAGCAAGCTACCCTCTGGTCTGA